TATGCCGAAGACCCGTTCCGCAACTTCCTGCCCTCGATCGGGCGCCTGGTGAAGTATCGTCCGCCGGCTGAGGTGAGCAAGGACGGCATCACCGTGCGCAACGACACCGGCGTGCAGGAGGGCGGCGAGATCTCGATCCATTACGATCCGATGATCGCGAAGCTGGTCACCCATGCCCCGTCGCGCGCCGCCGCGATCGAGGCGCAGGCCACCGCGCTGGATTCCTTCTATGTCGAGGGCATCCGTCACAACATCCCGTTCCTGTCCGCGCTGATGCATCATCCGCGCTGGCGCGAGGGCCGGCTCTCCACCGGCTTTATCGCCGAAGAATTCCCCAAGGGCTTTTCGGTGCGCGTGCCCGAGGGCGAGGTTGCCCGGCGGATCGCCGCGGTCGGCGCCGCCATCGATCACGTGCTCGGCGAGCGCAGGCGCCAGATCTCCGGCCAGATGGGCGGCCGCGTCGTGCAGCGCGAGCGTCGCCGCGCGGTGTGGCTCGACCGCCAGGAGATCCAGCTCGAGGTCGCGCGCGAGGGCGAGGCGATCGCGATCCGCTTCCTCGATGCCGAAGGCAAGGCGGGCAATGCCCATCTGCTGCAGTCGCCGTGGAAGCCGGGCGATCCGGTCTGGCAGGGCACCATCGACGGCCATTTCGTCGCGGTGCAGGCACGGCCGGTTCCGAATGGTATCCGTCTTGCCCATCAGGGCGTCGAGGTGCCGGTCTATGTCTGGACCGAAGCCGAGGCTGCCTCGGCTCGCCTGATGCCGGTGACGACGGCGTCCGACAGCGGCAAGAAGCTGCTCTGTCCGATGCCCGGCCTCGTGGTCTCGATCGCGGTGAGCGAAGGGCAGGAGGTTAAGGCCGGCGAGACGCTGGCGGTGGTCGAAGCCATGAAGATGCAGAACGTGCTGCGCGCCGAGCGCGACGGCACGGTGAAGAAGGTCCACGCCAGCGCCGGCGCGACGCTGGCCGTGGATGCGCTGATTGTGGAGTTCGAGTGACTGCGCCCCTCGACGGAACGCGATTTGGGAAAGGACGCGCGATGACATCTCCGAGTGATTGGAAGACGATCGTCGAGAAAGAACTCGGCGACTCGTACGCGGAACGCCGGAAACATCGCCATCAAGCCGAACTACACAGCGTCAGACCTGACGGCATCGGTCATTTGGACTCGTTGCCTGGCATGCCGCCTTTCGTCCCACGGCCCGCAGGAAGCCGGAGCGACACTGAGTCAAGCTTTGTTTTTACGCTCGCCAGTTCGGCATTCCACACGTCTGTAGTCGCCTGGGCTCGGCTGCTCGAAATTGGCCGAAGTCTTGCAGATTGGACCGAATCCTATCGCTGTTCTACGGTTTAGAGTTCCGTGTTGTAGCTCTACAGTCAAAAGATCGCATCCGAGATCGACCAGGCTGGTGGTGGTCGCTATGAGCGAGACTATCTGGGTTTCGCGCTTCGCCCATTGTTGCGGTCACAGCTTTTTCGATGCTCGCCGTAGGTTCGGAGCGCCCGCCGCAGCTGCAGAGGTACCGGACGTTGCGGTACGGTAGCCGTAATCGGGGTGAGTACCTAGTATCTTATTAGTGCTTTCATGCGTTCGTTCGGCGGATAGGCGTTCATGTACTTGACGCATTCGCTCTTGGGCTTCGCCTTCAGTCCGACGCTGCGATTGCTGCTGCCCGTCTGAGCATTCAAGCGTTGGTCTATGTTCTCTAGAATGGCCGAGCTCTGCTTGAACTTGGGATCGTCGGCCTTGACGTTCTTTGCTACCGCCGCGACGACATTCCGTATGTTGGTGAAGTCCTCCGCGTAAACGAATGGTGCCGCCCTGGCCAGCGCGCCGAGCAGGTTCGCTCGAGCGTTGACGCCGTACTCGGCCGTATCGAGATCGCCGTCGAGTAGCTGGACGAGTGGGACGCAAGTGTATTCCTCGTCCATCACATTGCCCAAGATGAGAATCGAGTTGAGGCGTACGTCGTAGTTGTCGCTACGGGCTCCGACGGTAAGTACGGCGAAGGTGTCGATGCTCTGCCATTTGCGGAATTCGGCCTGATACCCAGCGATAGTATCACCGTTGGTCGGTCTGCCATCGGTAGGGGCCTTGCCGGCGGCCTCCTCGGCGGCCGCAATCTTGGTGGCGATCCGCCGCAGGGCCCCCGTGGCGGCGAGGTATCTGGCCCTGGTCGACGAACCGACGGATGCGGCCCTCATACTATCCTTGAGTCCTGTGACGATCGGTACAAGGCAGCCGACGGCGGTCTTCCAGTCCGTCAGGAGAGATTCGGAAACAACCGGCACGCTCGATCCGCTGGACGACGATACCTCCCTTTCGTATTGCGCGCAGACGGCGCGGTCCTGCGCGAAAGCAGCGCGACCTCCCAGTGTCATCAGCGCCAGCGAAGCGAGAACGATCGTGAAGGATTTCATTGGGCCTCTATCAACGGGGGCGGGAAATTTGGCTTGAGTGTCTTGGCGCTCGGTTTCGCGTTGTCGACCAAGCGACTGGTGGCGATCAGCTCCTTAGCCCGCTCGACCTGCTGGAGGTTCACACAGATTCGAACTGGATAGGCGGGATAGTCGATACCTCCGTCGTTGCTCCTGAAGATGCGCTCATCAAGCCTGATGAGAAATTCGGCTTTTGCCGCGGGAAGCAAGGTATCGGCATTGCTGGTCGACTGCACTCTGTAGAAGTCGGCTGAAATCAGCTTCGCGGCGGCGCGCTGATCCAATTTGCGCGCAGCCTCGCGGTTTTCGGGCGTTGGGCACATCCCCTTGTCGTCGACCTCCACGCGTGGCGACGGATCGCCTTCCGATTTTGAAACCTCGAAGGGCAGATATGGAACGAAAACTTCCAGATTACGCCCTTTCCGCGCGGCAGGGACGGGCGAGCCGTCCATCTCGAAGAGAGCCGCGTACTGGCTCACGTCGGTGACACCGTCACCGCCTTGCACAAGCACGCGCACAAACTTGCGTTCCGGCTGGAAAGCATCGCGCATCTTAGCGGAGTATTGGATGATCCCGAAGGCTACCGCGAAGGCGACTATGCCAGCGCCTCCCGCAATTGCCACGTTGTAGCCGGCACCGGAATTGAACTGCCCCATACCCTGCGTGCCCGTTCCATAGAGCATCAGGGCGACCCCCAGAACTACCCAGACGAAGGTAATGCCCGCGTGGTTCGTGGACATGTAGGCCTGTGCCATATAGATCAGGCCGGCGCCGACGATGATGAAGAAAAGCCCGCTGGTGAAGAAGGCAGCTAGTCGACCTAAAGGTTTTGCACCGCTTCCAGCGGGCACTGTCTGTTTTACGAGAAGCTCCCTCATTTCGGACAGGCGCGCGTCGACCGACTCCATAAATTCCTTCTGGGACGGCTGTGCAGCGCCGGACTGATTGTTTTGGTCGGGCTGGCCGCCGCCTTGTGCATCCGCCATGGTCCTCCCCCGATCGGCCTCTCTACACGGGGAGCTTTTCAGATTGAGCTTCGCCTAGTACCTAGTGAACCTCCTAGGTTCGCGTCCAGCGAAGCAGTTGGCTCCGCCTAATTTCGGAGCTGCCGCAAGCCGCTGTGCCGTCCCGAAAGAAACGGCTACGATAGCGATTAGCTCACCGCTTCAGCTACGATCCCGGTCGTTCAGTCTAAAAAAGCTGCTTCATCGCCTTCAGTGGAACTTGGGGTGTAGTGCGTACGAGCTACCCGGGCTCACAGACCTGTCCTGGCAATCGGTCGCGAAGAAAGTGGATCTCCGCGCGTCAGGGCGTTCGAGTAAGCACGAATTTCATGGGACCGCCGTCGCACATCCCGTCGGACATTATCACCACCTCGTAGGCATCGGGATCGTCCCGAAGGATAGCGAGCGCCTCCGGCTTCAACTCCTCGTCGCAGCTCCGCAGCTTCACGCCGCTGAGATCGAGCTGAATAGGATCCTTAAGCTTCGCGACGTCGGTCGGCCGCCCGTCCCAAAGGCCCAGAAACCATCCGACGTTTTCGTGGGCGGTGTCGTCATCGGGGCCCGCAAGAACCAAGATGCCATCTTTCACCGGAGCCAAGTCTCGGATGCCTCGGCCTTCACCCACCTCGACGAAGGTGACAGAAGCTTTCGGCGCTGGTGTCTCGAAAAACTCGCGCGCGTTTGTCGTTAGGATGGGCGCCGTGGCATTTTTTGTCGGTCCACGGAATCCGAAATGCAGTTGTCCGTCCCGCGCCGCGATGCCTTCGATATTTACGCCGCGTTGCCCCTTCAGCTCCGGAGCCTTTGGCGGGGGCTCCCTGCCGAGGCACTTCTGCTCGCCTACATGGTCGGCAAGCGCGGGAAGCGAACTCATCAGGCTCCAGAGCGCGCCCGTTTCCTTGCGGTCGGACGGGACGGCCTTTCCGGAAACGGGGTCAATAGGGAACCGCAGGACGTATCTGCTCCCTGGGTTGCTTTCGCAGGTCTTGCGCTTCGCGGAGTGCGATCCGGTGACATAGAAGTATTTGCCGTCAGTTGACGCTCCTTCCGCGTCCAACTCCTCGTCGGAATTCCGCAGCGGGAGGGAGGTGTTGTCTATGACATAGCCGGTCGAGGAGAGCGTGACATACCGGGCTTCGACGCCCTCGTCGAACACGACGAGGCAGGGCGCTCCCACCGGCCCCGAACAGGCTATCCCGCTTAGCGCACGACGCATCTTTTTGGAGTGCGAGGAAAAGTCGAAGGCGCCTGCGTCCCATGGGCCACTGACGGGAGCGACGGCGTTTGCTGAGCGGGCGCTTTCGGTCGGTACGAGGAGGTTGATCAATAAGCATAGGAAGGCTGCGGTTCGCATGGCTGTCCCCCTAATACTTGACGCAGAAACGTTCGTGACCTCTATCTTCGAACCATGAGCCCGGATGGGCGGCGGTCATACTCGGGAATGCCCTAGGGTCCGGTACCTCCGCCGACCGCGCGCAGCCCCGAAATGAGGAAGGACCGGCGCGTGCCGGACCTTCCGGTGGTGGTTGTGTCATCACGTGCAGCGACAGCCTGGTTTCCGTCATGGAGCCGAGCCGGCACTTGACCAGGGACAGTTTGCGCTGATCTCCTTGGTCTCTGGCTTGATAGCATATGGGACGTAATGGGACCGGAAACATGGATACGAACGAAACACCCGCAGACGTGACGGGATGGCTGGAGCTTCAGCTGGCCAAAAAACGGCCAGCTATTGTCGGTTCGCTGAGCCTGCGTCGAAGCCCGTGCATGCGCGAGAATTGCCCAGCGTGTCAGTCGGGTGAGAAGCATCCGAGCCACGTGTTGTATGGTCGTCACAAGGGACGACGATTTTCGATTTATGTTCCCGACCAGTTGGTGCCGGAGGTGCAACAATTTTTGGACAACGGGCGCGCGCTTCAAGATCTGCTGTATGACTTCACAGAGCGCTACATGAAGGCGTTGAAACGGGCGAGGACATCGACGAAAGAATCGGCTGATTGATTTGCGTCGCGATGATCCGACCATTCGGCGTCAACGTATGCAAGCTATGTTCATTGATTTCCATCACTCCCCGGCGGAAACTCGACGCTCAATTTGCTTGAATGGTGCTCGACATGGGGCGCGGGCCCGGAGCGATACTAAGCGGTGCCGCTTTCGGTCTCGGTTGACGGGGCCGAGCCGGAGATGCGCTCGGCGCCGGCGGAAGTATCGAAGCGACCGCCTCGTGAGGCACCGATTTCCGCAATCTTATTTCTATCCTGCGCCGCTGCGCCACATCGCCGCCTGAAGTCGTGGAAAGAGCGAGCGTTTCGTCCGTGTTGATGAGCTGGGCACCAGAAAGCGGGATCATCTTGTAGTTGGCCAGCTTCGGCGACTGACGGAGCACACTGACAACCGACACCGCTCTGGCAAGCCCGAGCCCTGCGTTGTCGACGGGCGTCAGGCGCGCGATGTCCCCTCCGTTCCGTAAGATGGTCGCCAGGTCACGGTCGAGGTTGGATTGCCTGGAGGGAATAACAGGCGAGGGCGGCCTCGAAGGATCGGGTACCGCCGGAGCGAGCTGCCTGACCCCGAACGTCTGCTCGTCGGTGTGTCCGACCACCTCGATGACGTCGACGTCGTACTTCTCTATGAAGCGCAGTATCTCGTCGGGCATCGTCGTCAGCAGAGCGTTGCGAAACGGCGCCGCGAGTTCGGCGCTTCCCGTCTTGAAGTAATAGCCGCCGGCTTCGCTCAACGTGATGATAGGAGGCCAATTGTGCCCGGAAGGGCCGGCACCCGGTGCGGACCCGCGGCCGATCAGATCTGCCAATTCCTGGGGCGATGGCACTCGACCGTCCGGCATCGCGCGCTTCATGGCTGCGACGATCTCAGCATCGCGAAGCGCCTTTTCCAGATCGATGCCGCTTGATTGGAGAGTCGTCATGGCGGCAGCCTTGTCCTTGATTTCCTTGAGCGAGGAGCCATCCTTCCGGAGTTCTGAAATTGCGGCCTTGCTGTCCACCAGATCGCGCCAGAACTCGTCCATCGCGCCGGCGTCCGCGCCCGCGGCGTTGACGATCTTCTCGGAGAGCGCTGGATTTTGTCTCAATGCGTCCAGCACGGCTTGATCGCGCTTGCTCTGGGCTTGATGCCGCTCGATCTCCTTCTTCGCCTCGTCCAATTTGCTCCGTTCGGACCTGAGATAGGTCGCCATGGCGATGAGAAGGCAGAACACCAGCAGCAGCATGATCTCGGCCATAGTCAGGCCGAGAACTAGTCCCTGCCTATACGAAGATCGTTGTTGGTTGATCTGACCGTCCATCGTCGTCGATCCATTCGAATGCAGTATTGCTATTTCGCCGTGCCTCCGGGCGACCCGCCCCAGGGTCCGGATCTGAAGGCCTCCTGTTGACGAGCCGTTTCGGCCGATCGCAATTCCGCGATCAGACGTTCGGTTGCGGAAGCGATGTCCTGGGTCCGTTTCAGGTTTGTATCCACCATCTTCGCATGCGTCTCCGCCCCTTTGCTGAAAGCGTTGACGGCCCTAGACAGTCCCTGGATCATCGGAGAAAGCTTGATCTCGATGATCTGCTCTGGAGTCTGCATGGTTTCCAGCTTGGCGGCCAACGCTTCGATGGCCTTGATCACCGAGCGGGTACTCTCCGCAAGCTGATTGGCATCGCTGGCAAGCTTTTTGGAAGCGACATCGAGCGACTGAGCTATCCGGTTGTTCAGGGATTCGATTGTGTCTCCGGATTTTTTGGAAGCCTCCTCGAGCGGCTTGACCGAGTGGTCGGCGAACTGCTTGAGCTCGCCTGCGACGTTCTGTCGAGCCTCCCCCAAAATGCCCTTCATCTCCTCCATCGCATCGGTGATGGACTGCTGGGCTGCTCTTCGGAAATATGCGAATTCGAGGACGGTGCTGTCGAGTTCACGTCTCACCTTGCGCGACGCATCCGCCAGTTCCATGCGTGCCGCCGCTTCCACCTCGATCGGATCACGCCTCATCTGATTGAAGAAGATGCGCAACGCGATGCCCGCGATGGTCGAAGCGATCGCGATGCCGAAGTTCTGGACGATCTGCTCCGCGGACCCGTTGGCCGAGAACTGATAGAGGGATACCGCCAGGCTGGTCAGCGTGAAGAGGAAGCCCATGTAGTACAGATTGTCGCCCGACTGGTCGTCACGGAGCCGCATCAAACGGGCGATCCCCAGCACTAGGGCGTAGGCTATCATGACGAGCACCGGCACGGACGTGACCAGCAACGCGCTGAGACCCACCAGCTTCGAAAACACGATGTAGCCGCAACCGGCGAGCACGACGGCGAAGAAGAAAAGTCCGCCCGCAAGACCATGTGGGATGCGCGACTTCGTATCTGAGGGTGCCACTGAGCTATGTTCCCTGAAGGCGGTGGATGGCGACCAGAACGCCCGCGTTATCTTTCACCCAGGCATCCCAGAAGGAGACGTGACGGGCGGTTTCCGGCATGACGTTTGGCCTGCTCACGTAGTCGATTGTCACGAGCGCCTGATGAAGGTCGGTCCTGTACTTGAGATATGCCGGCGACTGCTTGAAGCGTGGATAGGTGAGATCGGCGTTCCGATACTGACTGTACTCGCGAGTGTGCTCGATCATATCCGAAATGACGACCAGGCTTTTCTTGGCCGAGCGGCTTTGCGAGGTCGAGAACTGGTCGATGGCGATGTCCTGGATCGCGGCCATGATCGGCGAGCTGTTTGCCTTCGCGGACGATAGGCTGTTCCGGATTGCCTCGGCTGCGGGTTTTCGAAAGCTTTCTATCCATCGCATGCGGGCGATCCGGGGATTGTCGGTCCATTCGCTGAGGCCTACTCCATCGCCCGGATTGCATTTGGAGAAGAGCGATCGGCTGCGGTTGCCTTGGATATCGAGAACCCGGATGTCCAGACGATAGTACGGCGGCAAGCCGGTGACGAGATCATTCAGGATGCCCATCACTTCGCGTGTGGTAGTCGGAGAGAGATCGTCGGAAGTGTCGACCAGCACTACTGTGATGCCTTCCGGACCGGCGATCGGGCACAGCGTGTTTCGGTCCAGGGCGGGCCTGGAAGGCATGGAGTAATAGAGGGCACCGAGAGCGATTACGGCTACCACCGCCACGAACAGCAGCAAGACGCCTCCGATGACGGAGGCATCCACACTCATGCCTTTCTTCCTACTTCGACGTTTTGCCATTCCCATTCCCTGCCTCTGGGAAGAAGTCGTCGATTTCTCTGTACGATTGGACAGCCTTGTCGAACGCGTCGTTGATCGCCCGAATTTGTCCTTTCAGGAGTTCCTGCGTCTGAACGATCGTACGGTGGAGTTCGTCGCCGGCGGCGGGCTCCGGTCCCGAAGTCGCCGGCACGATGCGCTCCATCGCGTAAGGGCGGTCGAAGTGCGATGGCGCGGGCGTGGAGCGAGCTTTTCGGTTCGCTTCGCGGTAGGTCTGAAGCAAAGCGTTGCAGGCGCGCTCGATGTGGGACTGATGTTCGGAGAAGCGTTGGGCGAGGCGGCTCCTGTCACGCAGCATCGCGTCGAATTCCGATCGACGGACCGTCAGGTCGTGAACAGCGTCGTTCATCGCTTCCGACGCCCTGTCCCGGATATCTCGCAGGCTATCGATCAGATCCGACTTCGCATCGGTGAACTTGGTGCTCGCATCGCTCCACCGCCGCTCCAGACCGGCATAGCCGATGTACGGATCGAAGTACGTCAGGCCATCGACCATGGCGATAAGCGAAAATACGAATCCCACGCCGAAAAGAAGCCACGACATGACGTCCGTCAATCCCAACGGAGCAGCTCGGATGTGCTTGAGCACTTCCTGGCCCACGTCGATGGCTATGTCGGGCGGAATCTCCCGAAGGTGGGCGAGAGTGAGATTGAGTGTGACGGCGAAGACCAAATACCCGATCAACCCGACGACGCCCACCAGCTTCAGGAACGGATTGCGCTGATTGATCAGTCGAACCGGGAGCAGCCCCCACAGGAAGCTGACCAAAATGTTGAATGCAGCGAACACGGTGGCTTGGACGGCACCGCCGACGTAGCCGAGCTCGTTGGCCTTGGCGAGAAATGTTCCATTGATCACGATCTCGACCACGAACAGGACCGCGAGCACGCCGACCTTGAGATAGATCTTGCCCCAGCTCGCAAGACGGGCCGGACGTGTAATGCCGTGCTTCTTGCGGAAACCATCCCTTTCCAGTTCGGATTCGTTCAGCCGTCGGCGCAAGGCGAAGAGTTCGTCTCTGCCTAGAGTCGCTTCCGCTGCGAAGTCACCGACGGCCTCCGGAGCCGCCTGCTGGATCACCGCGAAGCGTTCCTCGAAGTTGAGCGC
The genomic region above belongs to Bradyrhizobium sp. CCBAU 53338 and contains:
- a CDS encoding DUF3616 domain-containing protein; protein product: MRTAAFLCLLINLLVPTESARSANAVAPVSGPWDAGAFDFSSHSKKMRRALSGIACSGPVGAPCLVVFDEGVEARYVTLSSTGYVIDNTSLPLRNSDEELDAEGASTDGKYFYVTGSHSAKRKTCESNPGSRYVLRFPIDPVSGKAVPSDRKETGALWSLMSSLPALADHVGEQKCLGREPPPKAPELKGQRGVNIEGIAARDGQLHFGFRGPTKNATAPILTTNAREFFETPAPKASVTFVEVGEGRGIRDLAPVKDGILVLAGPDDDTAHENVGWFLGLWDGRPTDVAKLKDPIQLDLSGVKLRSCDEELKPEALAILRDDPDAYEVVIMSDGMCDGGPMKFVLTRTP